A region from the Marinobacter sp. SS13-12 genome encodes:
- a CDS encoding DegT/DnrJ/EryC1/StrS family aminotransferase, whose protein sequence is MQFVDLAAQQTRIKDKIDANIQKVLAHGKYILGPEVAELEERLAVYCGAKHCITVGNGTDALQIAQMAVGVGPGDEVIVPGFSYIATAETPAVLGAKPVYVDIDPRTYNLDPELLEAAINPRTKAIIPVSLYGQCADFDTINTIAEKHDIPVIEDGAQSFGASYKGGKSCNLTTIGCTSFFPSKPLGCYGDGGAIFTNDDDLATILRQIARHGQDRRYHHVRVGVNSRLDSLQAAIMLPKLELLDEEIELRNKVAENYTRLLNEAGIDTTPHVETHNISAWAQYTIRVQNRGQVQEKLKEAGVPTAVHYPIPLNKQPAVEDGVVYLPAGDQAAQVVMSLPMHPYLSGSDLLHVVQAFG, encoded by the coding sequence ATGCAGTTTGTAGACTTGGCAGCTCAGCAAACCAGAATTAAAGACAAGATAGACGCCAACATCCAGAAAGTCCTGGCCCACGGCAAATACATCCTCGGGCCAGAAGTGGCGGAATTGGAAGAAAGACTCGCAGTCTACTGCGGCGCCAAACACTGCATAACCGTAGGCAATGGCACAGACGCCCTGCAAATCGCTCAGATGGCAGTTGGCGTGGGTCCCGGCGATGAAGTGATCGTACCGGGTTTCAGCTATATCGCCACTGCCGAAACTCCTGCGGTGCTGGGCGCAAAACCCGTTTACGTGGACATAGACCCGAGAACCTACAACCTGGACCCGGAACTGCTTGAAGCCGCGATCAATCCGCGCACCAAAGCCATTATTCCAGTTTCACTTTATGGCCAATGCGCAGACTTTGATACCATCAATACTATTGCTGAAAAACACGATATTCCGGTAATTGAAGACGGCGCCCAAAGTTTTGGCGCCAGCTATAAAGGCGGGAAATCCTGCAATCTCACCACGATTGGCTGCACCAGTTTTTTCCCCAGTAAACCCCTGGGTTGTTATGGTGATGGCGGTGCCATCTTCACCAACGACGATGATTTGGCGACCATCCTCCGCCAAATCGCCCGCCACGGCCAAGACAGGCGCTACCACCATGTCCGTGTGGGCGTAAACAGTCGCCTGGATAGCCTGCAGGCCGCTATCATGCTGCCCAAGCTGGAGCTACTTGATGAGGAAATTGAATTACGTAACAAGGTGGCAGAAAACTACACCCGGCTGCTGAACGAAGCTGGCATCGACACCACCCCCCATGTAGAAACCCACAATATTTCCGCCTGGGCGCAGTACACCATCCGGGTGCAAAATCGTGGACAAGTGCAGGAAAAACTGAAAGAGGCGGGAGTTCCAACGGCAGTTCATTATCCGATTCCCCTGAACAAGCAGCCTGCTGTTGAGGATGGTGTTGTTTATCTTCCTGCCGGGGATCAAGCCGCACAGGTTGTAATGTCGTTGCCCATGCATCCTTACCTGTCTGGTAGTGACCTTTTACATGTCGTTCAAGCTTTTGGTTGA